In the Arthrobacter zhaoxinii genome, one interval contains:
- a CDS encoding queuosine precursor transporter produces MNAQPRAAVKTAAAYASRGSSQYDLILTLMCVVIVISNIGATKGVQFSLPGGWDIVTDGGFFLFPLAYILGDVVSEVYGFKAARRAIFAGFAMALLAVVSFAVIIALPGFNDAYGLEKQAALEAALGPVWQIVAASLLGFLAGQLLNSLVLTRMKDRFREKALAGRLMASTGVGEFADTLIFCAIAAPVIGITDAGGFLNYVLFGFLYKTLIEYLFVPVTAMVIRAIKKREPTYAEAALEPVAV; encoded by the coding sequence ATGAATGCACAGCCACGGGCAGCTGTGAAAACCGCCGCAGCCTACGCCTCCCGCGGGAGCTCCCAGTACGACCTGATCCTCACCCTGATGTGCGTGGTCATTGTCATTTCGAATATCGGCGCAACCAAGGGCGTGCAGTTTTCCCTTCCCGGCGGCTGGGACATTGTCACCGACGGAGGGTTTTTCCTCTTCCCGCTCGCGTACATCCTGGGTGATGTGGTCAGCGAGGTGTACGGCTTCAAAGCCGCCCGCCGGGCCATCTTCGCCGGCTTTGCGATGGCGCTTCTCGCCGTCGTCAGTTTTGCCGTAATCATTGCGCTGCCGGGATTCAACGACGCCTACGGCCTGGAAAAGCAGGCCGCGCTGGAGGCGGCGCTGGGACCGGTCTGGCAGATTGTGGCCGCGAGCCTGCTCGGGTTCCTTGCCGGCCAGCTACTCAACTCCCTGGTGCTCACGCGGATGAAGGATCGGTTCCGGGAGAAGGCGCTGGCCGGACGGCTGATGGCCTCCACCGGAGTGGGGGAGTTCGCCGACACCCTGATTTTCTGTGCCATTGCGGCTCCGGTGATCGGGATTACCGACGCCGGCGGGTTCCTCAATTACGTCCTCTTCGGCTTCCTTTACAAGACACTAATTGAGTACCTCTTTGTGCCGGTCACGGCCATGGTGATCCGGGCGATCAAGAAGCGCGAGCCTACCTATGCCGAGGCTGCGCTGGAGCCGGTGGCGGTGTAG